From Theileria orientalis strain Shintoku DNA, chromosome 4, complete genome, the proteins below share one genomic window:
- a CDS encoding splicing factor, whose amino-acid sequence MGQTGDFASPQEEVKQPPRRRRRREGKWDTAEDAVSLTELKAKTSEEENKKRQKRLYIGNLPAGMKLGDVVEFFNGALLAMVPSNQTTKDPLVSKTEIYNPEQGYCFLEFKTPELTDLAFKLDGITCNGYSLKIRRPIDFTQGNQLEDTKIFIQNVATDVTEAELRELLEKHGKLKLFNLIKDPITGASKGYGFFEYEDSRSAKMAVLHLNGQALKQNVLSVKHAAFGYFASGGKPIDCKASNLPNSITQSILNNPLLGLQLQNSKIVGAKPTRVVQLLNMVFSEDLLSDYNYNEIVRLTKEEAGKYGALDEIVVPRPSKDLTFKSGVGKVFLKYKEVLHARKAQHMFNGRIFDKNRVVCAAFYPEDKYSRGEYTLI is encoded by the exons ATGGGTCAAACCGGCGACTTTGCCAGTCCACAAGAGGAAGTAAAGCAGCCCCCGAGGAG AAGGCGAAGAAGAGAGGGGAAATGGGATACGGCAGAGGATGCCGTGTCACTCACGGAGCTGAAGGCAAAAACATCAGAGgaagaaaacaaaaagaGACAAAAGAGACTATATATAGGAAATCTCCCAGCCg GAATGAAGCTTGGGGACGTCGTTGAATTCTTTAACGGAGCTTTGCTGGCCATGGTGCCGTCTAACCAGACGACGAAGGACCCGCTGGTCTCGAAGACGGAGATATACAACCCGGAGCAGGGCTACTGCTTCCTGGAGTTTAAAACACCAGAGCTTACAGACCTGGCCTTTAAGCTGGACGGGATCACCTGCAACGGCTACTCACTGAAGATCAGGCGCCCGATCGACTTCACGCAGGGCAACCAGCTCGAAGACACGAAAATATTCATACAGAACGTCGCCACAGACGTGACGGAGGCGGAGCTCCGagagctgctggagaagcACGGGAAGCTGAAGCTCTTCAATCTGATCAAAGACCCGATCACAGGAGCAAGCAAGGGCTACGGGTTCTTTGAGTACGAGGACAGCAGAAGCGCAAAGATGGCAGTTTTACACTTGAACGGACAAGCACTGAAGCAGAACGTGCTCTCAGTGAAGCACGCAGCCTTCGGCTACTTCGCCAGCGGAGGAAAGCCGATCGACTGCAAAGCCTCAAACCTCCCGAACTCAATAACACAGTCAATATTAAACAATCCGCTGTTGGGACTGCAGTTGCAGAACAGCAAAATAGTAGGAGCGAAGCCGACGAGAGTagtgcagctgctgaacatgGTCTTCAGCGAGGACCTTTTGAGCGACTACAACTACAACGAAATCGTAAGGctgacgaaggaggaggcggGAAAGTACGGGGCCCTGGACGAGATCGTGGTTCCGAGACCCAGCAAGGATTTGACCTTCAAGAGCGGGGTCGGCAAGGTGTTTTTGAAGTACAAGGAGGTCCTGCACGCCAGAAAGGCCCAGCACATGTTCAACGGACGAATATTTGACAAGAACAGGGTGGTGTGCGCAGCCTTTTATCCGGAGGACAAGTACTCAAGAGGCGAGTACACTCTGATATAG
- a CDS encoding uncharacterized protein (zinc finger, PHD-type domain containing protein), whose amino-acid sequence MNKKKKQDSNPDTIIPLKTKTYLSIATAKLIHTPLIPSLVARNRKLCLTCYSKTCKDMFDPENLICCTKCRQCFHPSCYDPPLAYEVVIRYPWHCKRCKVCVNCDENKDGTLIICDACDRGFHINCTDDNLEEIPSGSWYCHDCQYCKLCYKKLSDSEARSDWYSLEGNKLCRDCLELRNVTEISISVKFCSVCSKLMNSRSSAGNGRITCSKCTQGTHTKCSKREMGHSNNSQALNWICNNCLKVESWRTTID is encoded by the exons ATGaacaagaaaaaaaaacaaGATTCCAACCCAGACACAA TAATTCCCTTAAAAACGAAAACATATCTATCAATAGCAACAGCTAAGCTCATACATACTCCTCTTATTCCTTCTTTAGTTGCAAGGAACCGGAAACTTTGCCTCACGTGTTACTCGAAAACATGTAAGGATATGTTCGATCCCGAAAACCTGATCTGTTGTACCAAGTGCCGACAGTGCTTCCACCCATC GTGTTATGACCCTCCCTTGGCCTATGAGGTAGTTATAAGGTACCCATGGCACTGTAAAAGATGCAAG GTATGTGTTAATTGTGATGAAAACAAGGACGGGACTCTCATCATATGCGACGCCTGTGACCGTGGGTTCCATATAAATTGCACCGATGACAATTTGGAAGAG ATACCAAGTGGTAGCTGGTACTGCCACGACTGCCaatattgtaaattatgcTACAAGAAACTGTCTGACAGCGAGGCCAGG TCAGACTGGTATTCCCTGGAGGGAAACAAGTTGTGCAGGGACTGCCTGGAACTAAGAAATGTCACGGAAATATCGATCAGTGTTAAGTTCTGTTCAGTATGCTCCAAGCTTATGAACTCGAGAAGCAGTGCTGGCAACGGTAGAATAACCTGTAGCAAGTGCACACAAG GAACCCATACCAAGTGTTCTAAAAGGGAAATGGGCCACAGTAACAATTCCCAGGCTCTAAACTGGATTTGTAACAACTGCCTGAAAGTAGAATCTTGGAGAACAACAATCGACTAA
- a CDS encoding uncharacterized protein (adenylosuccinate synthetase family protein), whose product MTSLSYDSTKHKVILISGMQWGDEGKGKLVSHLAPDFELFARYNGGHNSGHEVMIDNVAYKLHLLPCGSLSNHAINVLGNGVVVHLESLIREMETLEKAGISMKNRLFISERAHLIFDFHIELDKGNESDSRKYASKIGTTKRGIGPSYSTKSARTGIMVAEMFNWPNFEMLVKALCHRVNVGRLTDEEIDQLANIELEKHKRYFEAVKHCIVDVSFMVRQYIKNGKRVFFEGANGVLLDLSLDETFQKLSRIGNEFGVSTGRCRRCGWLDMVAAKYAQETNGFDLINLTKLDVLSHLSEVKVCVNYKDKTTGRLLEDGRFPSCIYKFDHFEPVYKTFPGWPGEDLSKCTKFEDLPENCRDYIKFIETELNVPIQWIGVGSDVKNMIIRDL is encoded by the exons ATGACCTCTCTCAGCTATGACAGCACAAAGCATAAG GTGATACTCATCTCGGGGATGCAATGGGGAGacgaaggaaaaggaaagcTAGTTTCCCATCTGGCTCCAGATTTTGAGCTTTTTGCTAGATATAACG GGGGCCACAACAGCGGCCATGAGGTGATGATAGACAATGTAGCATACAAACTGCACCTTCTGCCGTGCGGGTCGCTGAGTAACCACGCAATAAACGTGCTAGGAAACGGAGTGGTGGTTCACCTGGAGAGTCTAATCAGGGAGATGGAGACCCTGGAGAAGGCAGGAATATCAATGAAGAACAGACTATTTATATCAGAGAGAGCACATTTGATCTTTGACTTCCACATTGAGCTAGACAAAGGAAATGAGAGTGACTCGAGGAAGTACGCCTCGAAAATAGGGACCACTAAGAGAGGGATCGGTCCGTCCTACTCGACGAAGAGCGCAAGGACAGGAATAATG GTAGCGGAGATGTTCAACTGGCCGAACTTTGAGATGCTCGTGAAGGCGCTGTGCCACCGAGTTAACGTAGGGAGGCTGACTGACGAGGAGATAGATCAACTGGCCAACATAGAGTTGGAAAAGCATAAGAGATACTTCGAAGCGGTCAAGCACTGCATAGTGGACGTTTCCTTCATGGTTAGGCAATACATCAAGAACGGGAAAAGGGTCTTCTTCGAAGGAGCGAACGGAGTGCTTCTGGACCTGTCACTAG ACGAAACTTTCCAGAAGCTGAGCAGAATAGGAAACGAGTTTGGAGTCTCCACTGGGAGATGCAGAAGGTGTGGGTGGCTGGACATGGTCGCGGCGAAGTACGCCCAGGAAACAAACGGGTTTGACCTGATCAACCTGACGAAGTTGGACGTATTGTCCCACCTAAGCGAGGTCAAGGTCTGCGTGAACTATAAGGACAAGACCACAG GACGCCTTCTCGAGGATGGCCGATTCCCAAGTtgtatttacaaatttgacCATTTTGAACCCGTGTATAAAACGTTTCCTGGCTGGCCCGGAGAGGACCTTTCGAAGTGCACAAAGTTCGAGGACCTGCCTGAGAACTGCAGAGATTATATAAAGTTTATAGAGACTGAACTTAACGTTCCAATACAATGG ATCGGAGTTGGTAGCGATGTCAAAAACATGATTATACGTGACCTTTAA